In Argiope bruennichi chromosome X1, qqArgBrue1.1, whole genome shotgun sequence, a single window of DNA contains:
- the LOC129959170 gene encoding protein piccolo-like, with translation MKPVKKGLKPVKKKAGKGRITRSVLAKCLKLVKLRLERKKARKGRIKKRVPHKCMKPMHEGLLRKKHSQGRNKQSSLSKCIKPVKEGLKPVKKKAGKGRIKQCGLSKCIKQVKLKKKKKKTCKGRMKQSVPSKYMKPVNEISITMFPFHQKEIQESGPPKHMKPMNEISKKLPFHQEEIQQSGPSQCMTQINETSQTSSMHPKEIQESGLPKDVKPLKEISEQSPFQQEEIQQSGPSESMKPINETSNIFSMHPKEIQESGPPKDKKPLREFSKKFPFRQEGIQQSGPAKRMKPINETEKTFSMPAKEIPESGPPKDVKPVKEISEQSPFQQEEIQQSGPSERMKRINETSKTISMHAKEIPECGPPKDKKPLREFSKKFPFHQEGIQQSGPAKRMKPINETSNIFSMHPTEIQESGPPKDKKPLREFSKKFPFHQEGIQQSGPAKRMKPINETSNIFSMHPTEIQESGPPKDKTPLREFSKKFPFHQEGIQQSGPAKRMKPINETEKKFSMHAKEIPESGPPKDKKTFREFSKKFPFHQEGIEQSGPAKRMKPINETSNIFSMHPTEIQESGPPKDKKPLREFSKKFPFHQEGIQQSGPAKRMKPINETAKTISMHAKEIPESGPPKDVKPLKGISEQSPFQQEEIQQSGPSERVNPFSKILQTFSKLLKDMQESGPPKDKKPLREFSKKFPFHQEGIQQSGSAKRMKPINETSKTISMHAKEIPECGPPKDKKPLREFSKKFPFHQEGIQQSGSAKRMKPINETSKTISMHAKEIPECGPPKDVKPLKEISEQSPFQQEEIQQSGPSERMKRINETSKTISMHAKEIPECGPPKDKKPLREFSKKFPFHQEGIQQSGPSELDSVMYVFKNT, from the exons ATGAAACCAGTGAAAAAAGGTTTGAAACCAGTGAAAAAGAAAGCAGGCAAAGGAAGAATTACACGAAGTGTTCTGGCCAAAT gtTTAAAGCTAGTAAAACTACGTTTGGAGAGGAAGAAAGCACGCaaaggaagaattaaaaaaagagttcCACACAAAT gtatGAAGCCAATGCATGAAGGTTTGTTGAGAAAAAAACATTCCCAAGGAAGAAACAAACAAAGTAGTCTATCCAAAT GTATTAAGCCTGTGAAAGAAGGTTTGAAACCAGTGAAAAAGAAAGCAGGCAAAGGAAGAATTAAACAATGTGGTCTGTCTAAAT gtataaagcaagtaaaattaaagaagaaaaaaaagaaaacatgcaaAGGAAGAATGAAACAAAGTGTTCCATCCAAAT ATATGAAGCCAGTGAATGAGATTTCTATCACAATGTTCCCTTTCcatcaaaaagaaattcaagaaagtGGCCCACCCAAAC ACATGAAGCCTatgaatgaaatttctaaaaagctTCCTTTCCATCAAGAAGAAATACAACAAAGTGGACCATCCCAAT gTATGACGCAAATTAATGAAACTTCACAAACCTCTTCAATGCATCcaaaagaaattcaagaaagtGGTCTACCCAAAG ATGTAAAGCcattgaaagaaatttctgaaCAGTCTCCTTTCCAACAAGAAGAAATTCAACAAAGTGGCCCCTCCGAAA gTATGAAGCcaataaatgaaacttcaaaCATCTTTTCGATGCATCcaaaagaaattcaagaaagtGGTCCACCCAAAG ATAAGAAACCATTGAgggaattttctaaaaagtttccTTTCCGTCAAGAGGGAATTCAACAAAGTGGTCCTGCCAAAC gTATGAAGCcaataaatgaaactgaaaaaacattttcaatgccTGCAAAAGAAATTCCAGAAAGTGGTCCACCCAAAG ATGTAAAGCCAGTGAAAGAAATTTCTGAACAGTCTCCTTTCCAACAAGAAGAAATTCAACAAAGTGGTCCCTCCGAAC gTATGAAGCgaataaatgaaacttcaaaaacaatttcaatgcATGCAAAAGAAATTCCAGAATGTGGTCCACCCAAAG ATAAGAAACCATTGAgggaattttctaaaaagtttccTTTCCATCAAGAAGGAATTCAACAAAGTGGTCCTGCCAAAC gTATGAAGCcaataaatgaaacttcaaaCATCTTTTCGATGCATCCAACAGAAATTCAAGAAAGTGGTCCACCCAAAG ATAAGAAACCATTGAgggaattttctaaaaagtttccTTTCCATCAAGAAGGAATTCAACAAAGTGGTCCTGCCAAAC gTATGAAGCcaataaatgaaacttcaaaCATCTTTTCGATGCATCCAACAGAAATTCAAGAAAGTGGTCCACCCAAAG ATAAGACACCATTGAgggaattttctaaaaagtttccTTTCCATCAAGAGGGAATTCAACAAAGTGGTCCTGCCAAAC gTATGAAGCcaataaatgaaactgaaaaaaaattttcaatgcacGCAAAAGAAATTCCAGAAAGTGGTCCACCCAAAG aTAAGAAAACATTCAgggaattttctaaaaagtttccTTTCCATCAAGAAGGAATTGAACAAAGTGGTCCTGCCAAAC gTATGAAGCcaataaatgaaacttcaaaCATCTTTTCGATGCATCCAACAGAAATTCAAGAAAGTGGTCCACCCAAAG ATAAGAAACCATTGAgggaattttctaaaaagtttccTTTCCATCAAGAGGGAATTCAACAAAGTGGTCCTGCCAAAC gTATGAAGCCAATAAATGAAACTGCAAAAACAATTTCAATGCATGCAAAAGAAATTCCAGAAAGTGGTCCACCCAAAG ATGTAAAGCCACTGAAAGGAATTTCTGAACAGTCTCCTTTCCAACAAGAAGAAATTCAACAAAGTGGTCCCTCCGAAC gTGTGAAtccatttagtaaaattttacaaaccTTTTCAAAGCTTCTAAAAGATATGCAAGAAAGTGGTCCACCCAAAG ATAAGAAACCATTGAgggaattttctaaaaagtttccTTTCCATCAAGAAGGAATTCAACAAAGTGGTTCTGCCAAAC gTATGAAGCcaataaatgaaacttcaaaaacaatttcaatgcATGCCAAAGAAATTCCAGAATGTGGTCCACCCAAAG ATAAGAAACCATTGAgggaattttctaaaaagtttccTTTCCATCAAGAAGGAATTCAACAAAGTGGTTCTGCCAAAC gTATGAAGCcaataaatgaaacttcaaaaacaatttcaatgcATGCCAAAGAAATTCCAGAATGTGGTCCACCCAAAG ATGTAAAGCcattgaaagaaatttctgaaCAGTCTCCTTTCCAACAAGAAGAAATTCAACAAAGTGGTCCCTCCGAAC gTATGAAGCgaataaatgaaacttcaaaaacaatttcaatgcATGCAAAAGAAATTCCAGAATGTGGTCCACCCAAAG
- the LOC129959171 gene encoding uncharacterized protein LOC129959171 encodes MFARAGMSLHKWTSNSQELLNSFPTSNPENTFLIDEQVSKALGMHWKPFEDLFIFTVKYENESMLTKLTVLSVIARLYDPLGLLGPVISKMKIFLQKLWLQKLTFDDPLPPAIDASEAAYGAVIYLQCISANDIVTSRLVCSKSRVSPLKTVSIPRLELCGCLLAAQLKAKVEKALHLQIDSTVLYTDSTISLAWIQTPLHRLKTFFANRVGKIQQLTQNNKWQHVSSTLNPADAISRGLVPEQLIDNHLWWNGLTFLQELPVSVNSADQQMIDASQDSQFLLELKDNTTHTLVTLNSDFLTNFFKISYRYDKLIRVFSFLLRFLGNCRNKKMKGSLSSKEIEEAEFKLIPLVQQNVLADDFKNLASGKQVNPSSKLKSLSPFLEEGSNVIRVGGRLRNADIPFQVKFPIILPKTHILTKLIMQSIHLKNGHIGAQTLLHLARQMYWPIGGRDIARIGRPISAIVEPNLTDFSDNALKRWQRCEALLPTISDGEFWIGNFAGVDEVWGLSGQLLVGSGSNSGGFPEEDDDNAIWRLWSTRFAKRGYVLPYNS; translated from the exons AAACACTTTTCTCATAGATGAGCAGGTCTCAAAGGCTCTAGGCATGCATTGGAAGCCTTTCGAGGATTTATTCATATTCACAGTCAAGTATGAAAATGAATCTATGCTCACGAAACTAACAGTTCTCTCAGTCATTGCCAGACTCTACGACCCCTTGGGTCTGCTGGGACCAGTTATctctaaaatgaagatttttctccaaaaattgtgGTTGCAAAAACTTACATTTGACGACCCCCTTCCTCCAGCCATTG ACGCCAGTGAAGCCGCATATGGAGCAGTTATTTATCTACAATGCATCAGTGCCAATGATATAGTCACATCTAGACTTGTATGCAGCAAATCTCGAGTCTCCCCATTAAAGACTGTCTCCATTCCCAGATTGGAACTTTGTGGATGTCTTCTCGCCGCTCAACTAAAGGCCAAGGTTGAAAAAGCTTTACATCTACAAATTGATAGCACAGTGCTGTACACAGATTCTACTATTTCCCTAGCCTGGATTCAAACACCACTACATCGTCTCAAGACATTTTTTGCAAATAGAGTGGGAAAAATACAACAACTGACGCAGAACAACAAATGGCAGCATGTTTCCTCCACTTTAAACCCCGCAGATGCGATATCAAGAGGACTAGTTCCAGAACAACTGATTGACAACCATTTATGGTGGAATGGACTAACTTTCCTTCAAGAACTGCCTGTTTCTGTGAACTCTGCTGACCAACAAATGATTGATGCATCTCAAGattctcaatttttattggaactcAAGGACAATACCACTCATACCTTAGTGACTTTAAATTCAGATTTCCTtactaactttttcaaaattagttataGGTATGACAAATTAATACGTGTTTTCAGTTTTCTCCTCAGATTTCTAGGAAACTGCAGAAACAAGAAGATGAAGGGTTCACTCTCCTCAAAGGAAATCGAGgaagcagaatttaaattaattccccTTGTACAACAAAATGTTCTTGCTGATGACTTCAAAAACTTAGCAAGTGGTAAACAGGTAAACCCTTCtagcaaattaaaaagtttatccCCTTTTTTAGAAGAAGGTTCTAATGTAATTAGAGTAGGAGGCAGACTTAGAAATGCCGACATACCATTTCAGGtaaaatttcctattattttacCTAAAACTCATATCCTTActaaattaattatgcaaagtATTCATCTTAAAAATGGTCATATTGGAGCCCAAACTTTACTTCATTTAGCTAGACAGATGTATTGGCCCATTGGGGGCAGAGATATAGCTCGCA TTGGTAGACCTATTTCCGCAATTGTTGAACcaaatttaacagatttttctGATAATGCCTTGAAACGTTGGCAAAGG TGCGAAGCGCTGCTACCCACGATCAGTGATGGTGAGTTCTGGATTGGTAATTTTGCTGGAGTGGATGAGGTCTGGGGCTTGAGTGGACAATTGTTGGTAGGAAGCGGGTCCAATTCGGGTGGATTTCCAGAGGAGGATGACGATAACGCGATTTGGCGATTATGGAGCACCCGCTTCGCGAAGCGAGGCTATGTCCTTCCTTACAACAGTTAA